In one Vibrio sp. YMD68 genomic region, the following are encoded:
- a CDS encoding MaoC family dehydratase has protein sequence MKVANLFKHRGESISKHHAEILQWMSPTVRMYWEELLNKTNNSQILSWMKDFQQPAINEDAPIAEPVVLTPEAKRVYESLQQKVGEVIHIGDWLFVDQERINQFGQITEDMQWIHTDPQRAQEESPFKTTIAHGFLTLALLPKLTDSVDEKNTLFPTAKLVVNLGLNQVRFPYPVKSGNNVRAISRLAKVTPIKKGLEIEREIKVEIEGIRRPGCVVISVIQVHF, from the coding sequence ATGAAAGTCGCGAATCTTTTTAAGCATCGTGGTGAGTCTATTTCTAAGCACCATGCAGAAATTTTGCAGTGGATGTCCCCTACAGTACGTATGTACTGGGAGGAACTGCTGAATAAGACAAATAACAGCCAAATTTTGTCATGGATGAAAGACTTCCAGCAACCTGCAATTAATGAAGATGCGCCGATTGCTGAACCTGTTGTATTAACACCAGAAGCGAAACGAGTCTATGAGAGCCTACAGCAAAAAGTGGGTGAAGTGATTCACATTGGCGATTGGCTGTTTGTTGATCAAGAAAGGATCAATCAATTTGGACAAATTACCGAGGACATGCAATGGATTCATACCGATCCTCAACGTGCCCAAGAAGAGTCGCCATTCAAAACGACAATCGCACACGGATTTTTGACCTTAGCCTTATTGCCGAAGCTAACCGATAGCGTCGATGAAAAGAACACGCTTTTCCCAACCGCTAAACTGGTTGTTAATTTGGGCCTAAATCAAGTTCGTTTTCCATACCCTGTGAAGTCGGGTAATAATGTTCGCGCAATCAGCCGATTGGCTAAAGTTACGCCGATCAAAAAAGGTTTAGAGATTGAGCGAGAGATCAAAGTTGAGATAGAAGGCATTCGCAGACCAGGTTGTGTGGTGATCTCTGTGATTCAGGTGCATTTTTAA
- a CDS encoding DUF3024 domain-containing protein, whose protein sequence is MSLINLLQKQVEVRAQAVCQNRNRSLPVELGKSGYEPMMNGVQFIKLHYLLDSSHCDYSSCVARILWNGDLAQWELTIPSEEGEQWIPYPYLFKSSDLTALIREVEKDPKSYIWE, encoded by the coding sequence ATGAGCTTAATTAATTTATTGCAAAAACAAGTTGAAGTTCGTGCTCAGGCTGTTTGCCAAAATAGAAATCGAAGCTTGCCTGTTGAACTGGGGAAATCAGGGTATGAGCCTATGATGAATGGTGTCCAGTTCATTAAGCTGCACTATTTGTTGGATTCAAGCCATTGTGATTACTCTAGTTGTGTCGCTAGAATTTTGTGGAATGGTGACCTAGCACAGTGGGAACTCACGATCCCCAGTGAGGAAGGAGAGCAATGGATCCCTTACCCTTATTTGTTTAAAAGCTCGGACTTGACGGCACTTATTCGAGAAGTAGAAAAAGACCCTAAATCGTATATTTGGGAATAA
- a CDS encoding phosphate ABC transporter substrate-binding protein — translation MFRIALAALLSITFLPNVTHANEVNISGSTSVARIMDVLAEEFNRTNPDSFIAVQGVGSTAGLTLLDKGAIEIGMSSRYLTEGEQNEDLTVLPIAFDGLAVVVNNANSIENITREQLYDIYKGNVTNWKSLGGTDQEIAVVTREASSGTRYSFESLLGLTKIVNKRLVSDISSNNLVVNSNSMVKTIVNHNKQAIGFISVGSVDKSVKALQFEGSQPTSNNIALGKYALSRPFLVVYHQETVSDQGRGFLNYIKTEAAKSLIKEYGYTPVK, via the coding sequence ATGTTTCGAATTGCTTTAGCCGCGCTTCTTTCTATCACCTTTCTACCCAACGTTACGCATGCCAATGAGGTCAACATTTCGGGTTCAACCTCGGTCGCAAGGATCATGGATGTGCTGGCTGAAGAGTTTAACCGAACCAACCCTGATTCATTTATTGCTGTGCAAGGCGTAGGGTCGACGGCAGGGCTGACATTACTCGACAAAGGAGCGATTGAGATTGGGATGAGCTCTCGCTATTTGACTGAAGGTGAGCAAAATGAAGATCTAACCGTACTGCCGATTGCGTTTGATGGATTAGCGGTCGTCGTCAATAATGCAAATAGCATCGAAAATATTACTCGTGAGCAACTCTACGATATTTACAAAGGTAATGTAACCAACTGGAAATCACTGGGCGGTACTGACCAAGAGATTGCTGTGGTTACCCGTGAGGCTTCTTCTGGAACTCGATACAGTTTCGAAAGCCTACTAGGACTGACTAAAATAGTGAATAAACGTTTAGTGTCTGATATCAGCAGTAACAATCTTGTGGTCAATAGCAACAGCATGGTCAAAACGATCGTCAACCATAACAAGCAAGCGATCGGTTTTATTTCAGTAGGCTCGGTTGATAAATCGGTCAAAGCACTCCAATTTGAGGGTTCACAACCAACCAGTAACAACATTGCTTTAGGTAAGTATGCTTTGTCACGACCATTTCTCGTGGTCTATCACCAAGAAACCGTTAGCGATCAAGGTCGAGGTTTTCTGAATTACATTAAAACCGAAGCGGCCAAAAGCTTGATTAAAGAATACGGTTACACACCAGTAAAGTGA
- the fucP gene encoding L-fucose:H+ symporter permease, giving the protein MTDISIINENDNRMDESSKVIPKSILIPFVLLTSCFALWGLANNMTDVLIAQFRKVFTLTDMQSGLVQTAFYGAYFVLALPAAMFIQRFSYKAGVLLGLGLFAFGALLFYPAAQMMEYMPFLMALFVLAGGLSILETSANPYIIAMGPQETATRRLNIAQAFNPVGSITGVLIGKFYILSQLNPATDAERAVMSANELDVIQAAELNAVMLPYLAVAAVIVVVWLAIAFTKMPQAKDQVISSCVDNSLSATFARLAKKKHFVRGVIGQFFYVGAQICCWSWTIRYVMTQVGGTEAEASNFLLASIVVFSAFRFICVGLMKYISPEKLLAALAFVAAALVLVLITVGGIAGAYALVGISACMSLMFPTIFGLSLQDLGSDSKFGGSCLIMAILGGAVLTALMGQLSDSFGIQAAFVIPFIGFIYLVYFGLKGHKIEK; this is encoded by the coding sequence ATGACAGATATATCAATAATTAATGAAAATGACAATAGAATGGACGAAAGTAGCAAGGTTATTCCTAAGTCCATTCTTATTCCCTTTGTGCTATTGACCTCATGCTTTGCATTATGGGGCTTGGCAAATAATATGACAGATGTATTAATCGCCCAATTTAGAAAAGTATTCACACTGACTGATATGCAGTCTGGCCTAGTGCAAACCGCATTTTATGGAGCCTATTTTGTACTAGCGCTACCAGCGGCGATGTTTATCCAGCGCTTTAGCTACAAAGCAGGCGTCTTGCTTGGCCTAGGCTTATTTGCTTTCGGGGCGCTATTGTTCTACCCCGCAGCACAAATGATGGAATACATGCCTTTCTTGATGGCTTTGTTTGTTCTTGCGGGTGGTCTATCCATTCTTGAAACCAGTGCAAACCCATACATTATTGCTATGGGACCACAAGAGACTGCAACGCGCCGACTTAACATTGCTCAAGCGTTTAATCCTGTTGGTTCTATTACCGGTGTACTTATTGGTAAGTTTTATATCCTGTCTCAGCTTAACCCTGCAACGGACGCTGAACGCGCAGTGATGTCAGCAAACGAGCTCGATGTCATTCAAGCCGCTGAGCTTAACGCTGTAATGTTGCCTTACCTGGCTGTGGCCGCCGTTATTGTCGTCGTTTGGTTGGCTATCGCCTTTACTAAGATGCCGCAAGCAAAAGATCAAGTAATTTCTTCCTGCGTTGATAACTCACTGTCAGCAACGTTTGCACGCCTAGCGAAGAAAAAGCACTTTGTGCGTGGTGTTATCGGTCAATTCTTCTATGTTGGTGCGCAAATCTGCTGCTGGTCTTGGACTATCCGTTATGTCATGACGCAGGTTGGTGGTACTGAAGCAGAAGCATCAAACTTCCTACTTGCTTCTATTGTCGTGTTCAGTGCATTCCGATTTATTTGTGTCGGCCTGATGAAGTATATCTCACCCGAGAAGCTATTGGCTGCATTAGCATTCGTCGCTGCTGCATTGGTGCTGGTGTTGATAACGGTTGGCGGTATTGCAGGTGCTTATGCTCTAGTGGGTATCTCAGCTTGTATGTCTCTGATGTTCCCAACTATTTTTGGTCTTTCACTGCAGGACTTGGGTTCTGACTCTAAGTTCGGTGGTAGCTGCTTGATTATGGCTATTCTAGGTGGCGCGGTTCTTACTGCTTTAATGGGCCAGCTATCTGATTCGTTTGGTATTCAAGCGGCGTTTGTTATTCCGTTTATCGGCTTTATTTACCTTGTATATTTTGGTCTTAAAGGCCACAAAATTGAAAAATAA
- a CDS encoding aldehyde dehydrogenase family protein, with product MIYAQPGDQGSIVNFHSHYNNYIGGEWVAPVEGQYFDNSSPVNGENFCKVARSGEADINLALDAAHAVRQSWATTSVTERSNILLKIADRIEEHLEELAVAETWENGKPVRETLAADLPLIVDHFRYFAGCIRAQEGSAAELDTHTASYHFPEPIGVVGQIIPWNFPMLMAAWKLAPALAAGCCVVLKPAEQTPVSILVLMEKIGDLVPAGVINIVNGFGSEAGQALATSNRVAKLAFTGSTEVGNHILKCAAESLIPSTVELGGKSPNLYFADIFNHEDSYLDKCIEGMLLAFFNQGEVCTCPSRVLIHESIYDKFIAKVIERAKSIKQGNPLDTDTQVGAQASKEQFDKILSYLEIGKQEGAEVLVGGKVAQQQDNLGNGYYIQPTMLKGHNKMRVFQEEIFGPVIAITTFKDEAEALEVANDTEYGLGAGVWTRDANLAYRMGRNIEAGRIWVNCYHAYPAHAAFGGYKKSGIGRETHKMMLDHYQNTKNLLISYDVNPLGFF from the coding sequence ATGATTTATGCGCAGCCTGGTGACCAAGGGTCTATCGTTAATTTTCACTCACACTACAACAACTACATTGGTGGAGAGTGGGTCGCGCCTGTGGAAGGACAGTACTTTGACAACAGCTCTCCAGTCAATGGGGAAAACTTCTGTAAAGTAGCCCGTTCCGGGGAAGCGGATATCAACTTGGCTCTTGATGCGGCGCATGCTGTTCGCCAAAGTTGGGCCACGACAAGTGTTACAGAGCGGTCCAATATCCTGCTAAAAATAGCAGATAGAATCGAGGAACATTTAGAGGAATTGGCGGTAGCAGAAACATGGGAAAATGGAAAACCAGTACGCGAAACCCTTGCCGCAGATCTGCCTCTTATTGTTGATCACTTCCGCTATTTTGCAGGGTGTATTCGCGCTCAAGAAGGGAGTGCAGCAGAACTTGATACCCACACAGCAAGCTACCACTTTCCAGAGCCGATTGGCGTTGTTGGTCAGATAATACCTTGGAACTTCCCAATGCTTATGGCGGCTTGGAAACTTGCACCAGCGCTCGCTGCGGGCTGTTGTGTGGTGTTAAAGCCCGCAGAACAAACCCCTGTCTCCATTCTGGTTTTGATGGAAAAAATTGGCGACTTAGTACCTGCTGGTGTCATCAATATTGTTAATGGATTTGGTAGTGAAGCGGGTCAAGCATTAGCGACAAGTAACCGAGTCGCCAAACTCGCATTTACTGGATCAACAGAAGTAGGGAACCACATATTAAAATGCGCCGCAGAAAGTCTTATCCCCTCAACGGTTGAGTTGGGTGGGAAATCACCAAACCTTTACTTTGCCGATATTTTTAACCATGAAGACAGCTATTTAGACAAATGTATTGAAGGTATGTTACTCGCGTTCTTCAACCAAGGTGAGGTCTGTACCTGTCCATCTCGTGTGCTTATTCACGAATCAATCTATGACAAATTCATCGCGAAGGTGATTGAACGTGCAAAATCGATTAAACAAGGGAACCCTTTAGATACCGACACTCAAGTTGGCGCGCAGGCCTCTAAAGAGCAGTTTGACAAGATTCTGAGTTACCTTGAAATTGGCAAGCAAGAAGGAGCAGAAGTCCTGGTTGGAGGGAAAGTGGCTCAGCAGCAGGATAACCTCGGGAACGGTTACTATATTCAACCAACGATGCTCAAAGGCCATAACAAAATGCGAGTGTTCCAAGAAGAGATTTTTGGCCCCGTCATTGCGATTACTACCTTTAAAGATGAAGCTGAAGCCCTAGAGGTTGCCAACGATACGGAATATGGCTTAGGTGCTGGTGTATGGACACGAGACGCAAATTTAGCTTATCGAATGGGTCGCAATATAGAAGCAGGCCGTATCTGGGTGAATTGTTATCATGCGTATCCTGCTCACGCTGCGTTTGGTGGCTACAAAAAATCGGGGATTGGCCGTGAAACTCACAAAATGATGCTCGACCATTACCAAAACACCAAAAACTTATTAATCAGCTACGATGTCAATCCTTTAGGGTTCTTCTAA
- a CDS encoding DeoR/GlpR family DNA-binding transcription regulator — translation MKAAARANHILRIISEFGQASVADLTEELDVSPETIRRDLKRLDRSKDLIRVHGGAVKKKSEDIGTSFNKRAGHNVCEKKSLVDQVIPYLYEGAVIGLDASSSSWLVAQFLPDIECTVITNSLNNITALANNTKVTIISLGGVFSEKYKAFYGRIPQKILSELSLDICVISCEGFDEISGVWDSNEYNYEIKKSLLSSSRQSILIADKNKYKKKSLVKICNLNEVDILITNKD, via the coding sequence ATGAAAGCAGCAGCAAGAGCAAATCATATACTAAGGATAATTTCTGAGTTTGGTCAGGCATCTGTTGCGGATCTCACCGAAGAACTAGACGTTTCACCAGAAACAATACGTCGAGACCTAAAGAGACTAGATCGTTCAAAGGATCTAATCCGCGTTCATGGAGGGGCCGTTAAAAAGAAAAGTGAAGATATTGGCACTTCCTTTAATAAGCGAGCTGGACACAACGTTTGCGAAAAAAAATCATTAGTCGATCAAGTAATACCCTATCTCTATGAAGGGGCTGTAATTGGATTAGACGCAAGTTCATCAAGTTGGTTGGTCGCTCAATTTTTGCCAGATATAGAGTGTACAGTAATTACCAACTCACTTAATAATATTACAGCCTTAGCAAATAACACCAAAGTCACCATTATTAGTCTCGGCGGTGTGTTTTCAGAAAAATATAAAGCTTTCTATGGAAGAATTCCACAGAAGATATTATCAGAACTATCTTTGGATATTTGCGTAATTTCCTGCGAAGGGTTCGATGAGATAAGTGGTGTGTGGGATTCTAATGAATATAACTATGAAATAAAGAAGTCACTACTATCTTCATCGAGACAATCAATTCTAATAGCAGATAAAAACAAATATAAAAAGAAAAGCTTAGTGAAGATATGTAATTTAAATGAAGTCGACATTTTAATTACGAACAAAGACTAA
- a CDS encoding DEAD/DEAH box helicase has protein sequence MQDQVKDQEVQIKFSELALSQDILSALDAMGFVSPTPIQAAAIPHLIEGRDLLGKAQTGTGKTAAFSLPLLSKLDLDQRKPQAIVLAPTRELAIQVAAEVKNLGKNIRGLKVLEIYGGASIVDQMRALKSGAHIVVGTPGRVQDLINRDRLHLDEVKTFVLDEADEMLNMGFVDDVTWIMEKSPETAQRVLFSATMPPMLKNIVQRFLRNPEHVDVAGKNHTVDKVEQQYWVVKGIEKDEAMSRLLETEETDASIVFVRTRQDTERLADWLLARGFKAAALHGDIPQSQRERTVDNIKQGVIDILVATDVVARGLDVPRITHVFNYDIPFDVESYIHRIGRTGRAGRKGKAILLVRPNQIRMLRTIERVTKSSMEEIQLPERDKVAEARLVKLGAELAAEKEHKAVEKFAELVEKLQETLEIDAATLAAILLKRQQGKRPLFYVGADPMIAAVERDKARRKERRDNPREGGREGGRNFNTQDWDTYQLQVGRDQGVQVKDIVGALANELGLIKGSIGAIKLAQGETYVQLPKTMNAETTGKLAKLRIRQKEVGAVVCDFDDFRESRGGRRDGGAGRRDGGGYRGNREGGRGGEGHRGRRDGGAGRPAGAGNGGNGGGYRGNRDGARDANREGGRDGERRFDRNRGGDNRGNFRGERGHGRRTPSSES, from the coding sequence ATGCAAGACCAAGTAAAAGACCAAGAAGTTCAAATTAAATTCAGTGAATTAGCCCTGAGCCAAGATATCCTTTCTGCTTTAGACGCAATGGGCTTTGTTTCACCAACGCCTATTCAAGCAGCAGCGATTCCTCACCTTATCGAAGGTCGCGACCTACTAGGTAAAGCGCAAACGGGTACAGGTAAAACCGCCGCGTTTTCTCTTCCTCTTCTAAGCAAACTAGACCTTGACCAGCGTAAGCCTCAAGCGATTGTTCTAGCACCAACGCGTGAACTTGCTATTCAAGTCGCTGCAGAAGTGAAGAACCTAGGTAAAAATATTCGTGGCCTAAAAGTATTAGAAATCTACGGTGGTGCTTCTATCGTTGATCAAATGCGTGCTCTAAAATCTGGTGCACACATTGTTGTTGGTACGCCTGGCCGTGTTCAAGACCTTATCAACCGTGACCGCCTGCACCTAGACGAAGTGAAAACTTTCGTTCTTGATGAAGCAGATGAAATGCTGAACATGGGTTTCGTTGATGATGTAACTTGGATCATGGAAAAATCGCCAGAAACTGCGCAACGCGTATTGTTCTCAGCGACAATGCCTCCAATGCTTAAAAACATTGTACAGCGTTTCCTACGTAACCCTGAGCATGTTGACGTTGCTGGTAAAAACCACACCGTTGATAAAGTAGAACAGCAGTACTGGGTTGTTAAAGGTATCGAGAAAGACGAAGCGATGTCTCGTCTTCTAGAAACGGAAGAAACGGATGCATCAATCGTATTCGTACGTACTCGTCAAGACACTGAGCGTCTAGCGGATTGGTTGTTGGCTCGCGGCTTTAAAGCAGCAGCACTTCACGGTGACATTCCACAATCTCAACGTGAGCGTACCGTAGACAACATCAAGCAAGGCGTTATCGATATCCTAGTTGCAACCGATGTTGTTGCACGTGGTCTTGATGTACCGCGTATTACACACGTATTCAACTACGACATTCCATTCGATGTTGAATCATACATTCACCGTATCGGTCGTACAGGTCGTGCAGGACGTAAAGGTAAAGCGATTCTTTTAGTTCGCCCTAACCAAATCCGCATGCTGCGTACTATCGAACGTGTTACTAAGTCATCAATGGAAGAAATTCAACTTCCTGAGCGTGATAAAGTGGCAGAAGCTCGCCTTGTTAAGCTAGGTGCTGAGCTAGCAGCCGAGAAAGAACACAAAGCCGTAGAGAAATTTGCAGAGCTAGTAGAGAAGCTTCAAGAGACTCTAGAGATTGATGCAGCAACACTAGCGGCAATCTTACTTAAGCGTCAACAAGGTAAGCGTCCATTATTCTACGTTGGTGCTGACCCAATGATCGCAGCGGTTGAGCGTGATAAAGCTCGTCGTAAAGAACGTCGTGATAATCCTCGCGAAGGTGGTCGTGAAGGCGGTCGTAACTTCAATACTCAAGATTGGGATACGTACCAGCTTCAAGTTGGCCGTGACCAAGGTGTTCAAGTTAAAGATATCGTTGGCGCATTAGCAAACGAGCTTGGCCTGATTAAAGGCTCTATCGGTGCTATCAAACTGGCGCAAGGCGAAACTTACGTTCAGCTACCGAAAACAATGAACGCAGAGACAACAGGAAAGCTAGCGAAGCTTCGTATTCGTCAAAAAGAAGTGGGCGCAGTGGTCTGTGACTTTGATGATTTCCGTGAATCACGTGGCGGTCGCCGTGATGGTGGTGCTGGTCGTCGTGATGGCGGTGGTTACCGTGGAAACCGTGAAGGTGGACGTGGCGGTGAAGGTCATCGCGGTCGTCGTGATGGTGGTGCAGGTCGTCCTGCTGGCGCTGGTAATGGTGGCAATGGCGGTGGTTACCGTGGCAACCGTGATGGTGCTCGTGATGCAAACCGCGAAGGCGGACGTGACGGCGAACGTCGTTTCGATCGCAACCGTGGTGGTGACAATCGTGGCAATTTCCGTGGCGAACGTGGCCATGGCCGTCGCACTCCAAGCAGCGAATCATAA
- the rnb gene encoding exoribonuclease II: MLQDNPLLAQLKQQMQESLPKKEGTIKATDKGYGFLEVDNKTRFFIPPPYMKKCLHGDKVVAIIRTENEKEVAEPQELVEQGLTRFIGRVKLHKGKLNVTPDHPQLKKQSFKAKAQKGLNPELLAEGDWVVAHLIRHPLAGENGFFVEISEKITDADDKIAPWWVTLAQNDLPNSEPEGIEEWALKDDVDLERVDMTHIPFVTIDGASTKDMDDALYAKKNDNGDFELTIAIADPTAYITPDDQMDKVARERGFTIYMPGRNIPMLPRDLADELCSLIENEERPALCCRVTVGKDGVIGDDIAFFAANIKSHARLVYDHVSDWLDTGSSDAWTPSEEIASVVRDLFEFSQSRATWRATHAVVFPDRPDYRFELSEDNDVVAIHADLRRSANRLVEEAMITANICAGITLKNSFNTGVFNTHAGFKPEKIADVIKLVNPEGDLPFNAESLETLEGFAALRRWLAEQDTSYLDNRIRKSQAYSEMGNQPLPHYAMGLDIYATWTSPIRKYGDMINHRLLKAHILGKTPVQTPDDTVGEEMALHRKHHKMAERNVADWLYARTLIDEPAKKTVYTGEIFDINRAGMRVRLLENGAAAFIPGSLIVSDKERIDSNSENGTLSIDKNIEYRLGDTFELVLAEVNLENRNIVAKPTQDFPAEVVASAEKTEE; encoded by the coding sequence ATGCTCCAAGATAACCCCCTACTCGCTCAACTAAAACAGCAGATGCAAGAGAGTCTTCCTAAAAAAGAAGGCACAATCAAAGCAACAGATAAAGGTTATGGCTTTTTAGAAGTGGATAACAAGACGCGCTTTTTTATTCCGCCACCGTACATGAAGAAATGTTTGCATGGTGACAAAGTGGTCGCGATTATCCGTACGGAAAACGAGAAAGAAGTCGCCGAGCCTCAAGAACTAGTAGAGCAAGGGTTAACTCGGTTTATTGGTCGAGTAAAGCTTCATAAGGGTAAGCTGAATGTAACGCCTGATCACCCTCAACTCAAAAAGCAATCTTTTAAAGCAAAAGCCCAGAAAGGGCTGAATCCAGAACTGCTTGCGGAAGGAGATTGGGTTGTTGCTCACCTGATTCGTCATCCTCTGGCTGGAGAGAACGGATTTTTCGTCGAAATCTCTGAAAAGATTACCGACGCTGACGACAAAATTGCACCTTGGTGGGTCACGTTGGCTCAAAACGATTTACCTAACAGTGAACCCGAAGGTATTGAAGAGTGGGCATTAAAAGACGATGTGGATCTTGAACGTGTTGATATGACTCACATCCCTTTCGTTACCATTGATGGTGCATCAACCAAAGATATGGACGATGCACTGTATGCGAAAAAGAATGATAACGGTGATTTTGAATTAACCATCGCCATTGCTGATCCTACCGCTTACATCACGCCAGACGATCAAATGGATAAAGTCGCACGTGAGCGTGGCTTCACCATCTATATGCCTGGCCGTAATATTCCAATGCTGCCTCGTGATCTTGCTGATGAACTTTGTTCATTGATCGAAAACGAAGAACGTCCTGCCCTTTGTTGCCGAGTTACCGTCGGCAAAGATGGCGTCATTGGCGACGACATTGCGTTCTTTGCCGCGAATATTAAATCCCATGCGCGTTTGGTCTACGACCACGTATCTGACTGGCTGGATACTGGCAGCAGTGACGCTTGGACGCCCTCTGAGGAAATCGCGTCTGTGGTTCGAGATTTATTTGAATTTTCTCAATCACGCGCAACTTGGCGAGCAACTCATGCCGTCGTCTTCCCTGACAGACCTGACTACCGCTTTGAGTTGAGCGAAGACAATGATGTCGTCGCGATTCACGCTGACTTGCGTCGTAGTGCTAACCGACTGGTTGAAGAGGCGATGATTACCGCCAATATTTGTGCAGGCATTACGCTGAAAAACAGCTTCAATACGGGTGTATTTAATACCCACGCAGGATTTAAACCAGAAAAAATTGCCGATGTGATTAAGTTAGTCAATCCAGAGGGTGATTTGCCGTTTAATGCAGAAAGCCTAGAAACGCTGGAAGGATTTGCCGCGCTGCGTCGTTGGTTGGCCGAACAAGATACAAGCTATTTGGATAATCGTATCCGTAAGTCTCAAGCATACAGTGAAATGGGGAATCAGCCGCTTCCTCATTACGCAATGGGCCTCGATATCTACGCAACTTGGACATCTCCTATTCGTAAGTATGGCGATATGATTAACCACCGCCTGTTGAAGGCACACATTCTAGGTAAAACACCAGTACAGACTCCCGATGACACCGTTGGTGAAGAAATGGCGCTGCACCGTAAACATCATAAAATGGCTGAACGCAATGTCGCAGACTGGCTATATGCGAGAACATTGATTGACGAACCCGCGAAGAAAACGGTTTATACCGGTGAAATTTTTGATATTAACCGTGCAGGTATGCGCGTTCGCCTACTAGAGAATGGCGCTGCCGCTTTCATTCCCGGCTCGCTGATCGTGAGCGACAAAGAACGTATTGACTCTAATTCCGAAAACGGGACGCTATCGATCGATAAAAATATCGAGTACCGACTAGGGGATACCTTTGAGTTAGTGTTGGCTGAAGTGAATTTGGAAAATCGAAACATTGTTGCGAAACCAACCCAAGATTTTCCTGCTGAAGTCGTTGCCTCTGCGGAGAAAACCGAAGAATAA